One window of the Eucalyptus grandis isolate ANBG69807.140 chromosome 8, ASM1654582v1, whole genome shotgun sequence genome contains the following:
- the LOC104429890 gene encoding something about silencing protein 10-like isoform X3, with protein sequence MFRSRIRSAPELVGLLSELNDAVEELESRINLLLSKVKGRESTTKGGSRYLEVKQVLLLAYCQAITFDLLLKSEGQPVRDHPVIACLVDIKSLFEKMKQLDENLLSHLQEIPKCSTSDEMPEKLVNDENLLRSDDSDEGDESIPLPIDVQDQEAKDPHVPIQDDENNGEKHKPQVGAAFCSVH encoded by the exons ATGTTCAGAAGTAGAATTCG TTCTGCTCCAGAATTGGTGGGACTGCTGTCTGAGCTGAATGATGCAGTTGAAGAGCTTGAAAGCAGAATCAATCTGCTTCTAAGCAAG GTTAAAGGGAGGGAAAGTACAACGAAAGGAGGATCACGCTATTTGGAAGTAAAGCAGGTTCTACTGCTGGCCTATTGCCAAGCAATTACCTTCGATCTCCTCCTTAAGTCTGAGGGACAGCCAGTTCGTGATCATCCTGTTATAGCTTGCCTTGTGGATATCAAAAGCTTATTTGAGAAG ATGAAACAACTTGATGAAAACCTTCTGTCTCACCTTCAAGAGATTCCAAAATGTAGTACTTCAGATGAAATGCCAGAAAAGTTGGTGAATGATGAAAACTTGTTGCGGTCTGATGATTCTGATGAAGGTGACGAGTCCATTCCACTGCCTATTGATGTTCAAGATCAAGAGGCAAAAGAT CCTCATGTACCCATTCAGGATGATGAGAATAATGGAGAAAAACATAAACCTCAGGTGGGAGCCGCTTTCTGTTCCGTCCATTAA
- the LOC104429890 gene encoding something about silencing protein 10-like isoform X2, giving the protein MVGGKGKFECGVLGGTGDDIVAAFEEVKKDLNALSKEEQMDVVYSSAPELVGLLSELNDAVEELESRINLLLSKVKGRESTTKGGSRYLEVKQVLLLAYCQAITFDLLLKSEGQPVRDHPVIACLVDIKSLFEKMKQLDENLLSHLQEIPKCSTSDEMPEKLVNDENLLRSDDSDEGDESIPLPIDVQDQEAKDDDENNGEKHKPQVGAAFCSVH; this is encoded by the exons ATGGTTGGAGGAAAAGGTAAATTTGAATGTGGCGTACTTGGAGGCACTGGAGATGATATTGTGGCAGCTTTTGAGGAGGTTAAAAAAGATTTGAATGCACTGTCAAAGGAGGAGCAAATGGATGTTGTATATAG TTCTGCTCCAGAATTGGTGGGACTGCTGTCTGAGCTGAATGATGCAGTTGAAGAGCTTGAAAGCAGAATCAATCTGCTTCTAAGCAAG GTTAAAGGGAGGGAAAGTACAACGAAAGGAGGATCACGCTATTTGGAAGTAAAGCAGGTTCTACTGCTGGCCTATTGCCAAGCAATTACCTTCGATCTCCTCCTTAAGTCTGAGGGACAGCCAGTTCGTGATCATCCTGTTATAGCTTGCCTTGTGGATATCAAAAGCTTATTTGAGAAG ATGAAACAACTTGATGAAAACCTTCTGTCTCACCTTCAAGAGATTCCAAAATGTAGTACTTCAGATGAAATGCCAGAAAAGTTGGTGAATGATGAAAACTTGTTGCGGTCTGATGATTCTGATGAAGGTGACGAGTCCATTCCACTGCCTATTGATGTTCAAGATCAAGAGGCAAAAGAT GATGATGAGAATAATGGAGAAAAACATAAACCTCAGGTGGGAGCCGCTTTCTGTTCCGTCCATTAA
- the LOC120287660 gene encoding uncharacterized protein LOC120287660: MGKRSRSQEKEKRGSKRRAVDEDVALEDIDDEIDAFHKQKYVEPRTFVVMLGSQMVTMNSLSLILRTKRMKRRMEMMTLNCLGLLRKLQDSKSFCGQKLVGRKTKCTRRRKKMKTRRPFGGSSKRQHYNADEAASSDEEIPAEEEAEVLRLQREKAKSLSMRTLGLKILVQMRPLWNQL, from the exons ATGGGGAAGAGGTCCAGGAGTcaggaaaaggagaagagggGCTCTAAGAGGAGGGCTGTCGATGAAGACGTGGCCTTGGAAGACATCGATGACGAAATAGATGCCT TTCACAAACAAAAATATGTTGAGCCGCGAACATTTGTAGTGATGCTGGGTAGTCAGATGGTGACAATGAACAGCCTGTCTTTGATTTTAAG GACaaagaggatgaagaggaggatgGAGATGATGACGCTCAATTGCCTGGGCTTGCTGCGAAAA TTGCAAGACAGCAAAAGTTTTTGCGGGCAAAAATTGGTGGGGCGGAAGACGAAATgcacgaggaggaggaagaagatgaagacaagAAGGCCGTTTGGGGGCAGTAGTAAGAGACAGCACTATAATGCTGATGAG GCAGCATCTAGTGATGAGGAAATTCCAGCAGAGGAAGAGGCAGAGGTGTTAAGATTGCAGAGGGAGAAAGCAAAATCATTATCAATGAGGACTTTGGGCTTGAAGATATTAGTCCAGATGAGACCACTGTGGAACCAACTTTAG
- the LOC104429890 gene encoding something about silencing protein 10-like isoform X1 translates to MVGGKGKFECGVLGGTGDDIVAAFEEVKKDLNALSKEEQMDVVYSSAPELVGLLSELNDAVEELESRINLLLSKVKGRESTTKGGSRYLEVKQVLLLAYCQAITFDLLLKSEGQPVRDHPVIACLVDIKSLFEKMKQLDENLLSHLQEIPKCSTSDEMPEKLVNDENLLRSDDSDEGDESIPLPIDVQDQEAKDPHVPIQDDENNGEKHKPQVGAAFCSVH, encoded by the exons ATGGTTGGAGGAAAAGGTAAATTTGAATGTGGCGTACTTGGAGGCACTGGAGATGATATTGTGGCAGCTTTTGAGGAGGTTAAAAAAGATTTGAATGCACTGTCAAAGGAGGAGCAAATGGATGTTGTATATAG TTCTGCTCCAGAATTGGTGGGACTGCTGTCTGAGCTGAATGATGCAGTTGAAGAGCTTGAAAGCAGAATCAATCTGCTTCTAAGCAAG GTTAAAGGGAGGGAAAGTACAACGAAAGGAGGATCACGCTATTTGGAAGTAAAGCAGGTTCTACTGCTGGCCTATTGCCAAGCAATTACCTTCGATCTCCTCCTTAAGTCTGAGGGACAGCCAGTTCGTGATCATCCTGTTATAGCTTGCCTTGTGGATATCAAAAGCTTATTTGAGAAG ATGAAACAACTTGATGAAAACCTTCTGTCTCACCTTCAAGAGATTCCAAAATGTAGTACTTCAGATGAAATGCCAGAAAAGTTGGTGAATGATGAAAACTTGTTGCGGTCTGATGATTCTGATGAAGGTGACGAGTCCATTCCACTGCCTATTGATGTTCAAGATCAAGAGGCAAAAGAT CCTCATGTACCCATTCAGGATGATGAGAATAATGGAGAAAAACATAAACCTCAGGTGGGAGCCGCTTTCTGTTCCGTCCATTAA